DNA from Streptomyces luteogriseus:
GGACACCAAGGTCCCCGAAGGTCCCAAGCTGGCGTTTCCCGCCGACGCGTGGAGCGCCTTCGTGGCCTCGGTCAAGGCCTGACCCCGCGATCACAGCGCCACAAGCACCACCGACAGAGCCCTCTCGACCAGCATCGCCGTCCTTGCCGAGAGGGCTCCGCTCGTGCCCGGAGATCCCTGAGGGAGCTCAGCTCACCGGGAACGCCACGTCACACACCGGGTCCCCGGGCCCCGTCGCCGCCCAGTCCGCGAAGTAGAGCTCCCGGCAAGGGCCCGTCGCCGTCAGCCCCCGCGCCTCCACCCACTCCTCCACCGCCTCGAACGCGGCCAGGATCTGCGGGTACGCCACCTGCGCCTTGGTGATCCTGGTGTACGCCAGCCGCCGGGCCGGCTCCACCCGCACGGCCGTCTCCCACGCCCGCCCCCGACGCTCCGCCCACGCCCGGGCCGCCGCCTCGTCGGCCACCGGCACACACGCCTCCGCGGGCCCGTCGCTCTCCATCGACACCTCCGCGTGATAGGCGACGTACGGCACCCCGGCCACGCCCCCGCACTCCCGGGCCGCCTCCTCCAGCCGGCCCAGCGCCGCCCCGATCCACGCCGGCAGCTCGTCCGCCAGCGTGTGCCGCTTCTCGGAGATCACCACCTG
Protein-coding regions in this window:
- a CDS encoding MerR family transcriptional regulator translates to MTEDAVVDGPERNLELLTIGAFAARARLSAKALRLYDRLGLLAPAHVDEVTGYRYYRVGQAERARLVAMLRQLDMPLARIAEVVEAGDGARAAELLGAYWADVEARVAGQRTLAEYLRGRLSGRSSEMHGKFAVETVETPAQVVISEKRHTLADELPAWIGAALGRLEEAARECGGVAGVPYVAYHAEVSMESDGPAEACVPVADEAAARAWAERRGRAWETAVRVEPARRLAYTRITKAQVAYPQILAAFEAVEEWVEARGLTATGPCRELYFADWAATGPGDPVCDVAFPVS